TCATCAAGGATGACAACGTCGTCGCGATCATCGGCCCGAGTACCACCGGTGAAACGATGGCGGTCATTCCGGTCGTTGAAAAGGAAAAGGTTCCCTTGATCTCCTGTGCTGCCGGTAGCAAGATTACCGATCCGGTCAAACCCTGGGTCTTCAAGACCGCCCAGAACGACGGTCTCGCCGTCATTAAAATTTTTGAAAACCTGCAAAAGAACAAAATCAATAAAGTCGCGATCCTTACGGTCTCTGACGGTTTTGGTGCTTCCGGCCGTGAACAGCTGAAAAACCATGCCGCCGGCTACGGTATTTCCCTGGTGGTCGATGATACCTACGGTCCTAAAGATACGGATATGACCGCCCAGCTCACCAAGATTCGCGGCAGTGAAGCCCAGGCGATCATCTGCTGGGGGACCAATCCCGGTCCGGCCGTTATCGCCAAGAATGTCAAGCAGTTGGGGATTAAACTTCCCCTTTATATGAGCCACGGTGTCTCTTCTAAAAAGTTCATCGAACTTGCTGGCGATGCGGCCGAAGGAATTATCCTCCCCTCCGGTAAAGTCATTGTTGCTGAGCAGTTGCCGGCCAGCGATCCGCAAAAGAGCTCCCTGGTCGGTTATGTGCAGAGTTATCAGAAAATCTACGGCGTTGCCGGGGATCATTTCGGTGGGCACGCCTGGGATGCCATTAATCTGGTCAGGCGCGCCATCGAAGCCGGGGCGACCACCCGGGAAACGATTCGCGAGCAGATTGAGAAGAGCAGCAACTTCGCCGGCATCGGCGGCGTCTTCAACTTCTCGGCCCAGGATCATGCCGGCCTCAGCAAGGATGCTTTTGTCCTGGTGCGGATCAAGGGTGGCGATTGGCAGGCTCTTGACTAATTACTACGACACCGCTACACCCTCGTAATTGAACTCACAGTTTATTCCGCAAGCAGCAACCGGCAGCGCAGGCGCATACTTTGCCTCCGCTGCCGGTTTTTACAGGAACGGCATGAATTTAACCGATCAATTGACGCAATATATCCTTTCCGGTTTATCCACCGGCGCCATCTATGCCCTGATTGGCCTCGGTTTTGCCATTATTTATAACTCCACCGGCATCATCAATTTTGCCCAGGGGGAGTTTGTTATGTTCGGTGGCATGCTGGGGGTCTACTTCTTTCATAAACAGGGGTTGGCACTACCGATCGCTTTTCTCCTCGCGGTCGTGGTCACAGCTCTGTGTGGTGTTCTTTTTGAGCGCTTTGCCATTCGTCCCTTACGACGACCGACGCCGATGAATATGGTCATTATCACCATTGGCGGCAGTATCTTCCTGCGCGGCGTGGCGATGATCGCCTGGGGGAAAGATACCCACGTCCTGCCGACCTTCTCCGGTGACGATCCGATCTCCTTTGTCGGTGCAACCCTCCTGCCGCAGCATCTGTGGATCTTTGCTATCACAATTTTGCTGATTATCGGCACCAAGCTCTTCTTTTCCCACACCATCAGTGGCAAAGCGATGTCAGCCTGTGCGGTCAACCGCCGCGCCGCCGGACTGGTCGGTATCGATGTGCGGCGGATGATCATGTTCTCCTTTATCCTCTCTTCCGCCATTGGCGCCATGGCCGGGATTATCATCGCCCCTTTGACCATGACCTCTTACGATGTCGGGGTTATGCTCGGTCTCAAAGGATTCTGTGCGGCGATCATCGGCGGCATGAGCAGCGGTCTCCCCACCGTCATAGGCGGCCTCCTGCTCGGCGTCCTCGAATCCCTCGGGGCCGGTTTCTCTTCGGGCTATAAAGATGCGGTCGCCTTTGTCATCCTCCTCTTGATCCTCTTCTTCCGACCACAAGGCCTTTTCAGCCGCGGTTCAAGTGAAAGGGTCTAGCAGCGCTATGCAACGGGAACTGTTAAAATTTGCCCTCTTCGCTGCCTTGGTCCTGGTCGCTGCCCCCCTCTACTTTCAGGGTGGTTACATCCTCAATGTCCTGGTCTTTGTCGGCATCAATACCATGCTTGCCATCGGTTTAAATCTGCTGCTCGGCTTTGCCGGGCAGATCTCTCTCGGTCAGGCCGCCTTTTACGGCCTCGGTGCTTATGTCTCGGCGATCCTGACGACGACGCACGGTTTTAACCCCTGGCTGGCGATGATTTTTGCCGCTTTGGCGATCGGCGCCCTTGCTTTTGTCATCGGCTTTCCGATCCTCAAGCTCAAGGGGCATTACCTGGCGATGGCGACCCTCGGTTTCGGCATCATTGTTTATATCGTCATCAACGAATATGTCGATCTCACCGGCGGCCCCTCCGGCTTTCCCGGTATCCCCAATCTGAGCGTCGGCAGCTTCAGCTTCGACAGCGATATGAAGAACTATTATCTGGTCTGGGGGGCGACCCTCGGCGTTATGCTTTTGGCGATCAACCTTGCCCGTTCACGCATCGGCCGTGCCTTGCGGGCAATTCACGATTCCGAAGTTGCGGCCCAGGTCCTCGGTATTAATGCCCGTCTCCTCAAAGTGCAGATCTTTGCCTGCTCGGCGATGATCTCCTCCCTCGCCGGCAGCCTTTACGCCCACTACATCACCTTCGTTTCTCCCAGTACCTTCGGCTTTCATTTCTCGGTTGAACTCCTGACCATGGTGGTAATCGGCGGTCTGGGGAGCATCTACGGCTCCTTCCTCGGTGCCACCCTGATTACCCTTTTGCCGGAAATCCTCCGTACCTTTCATGATTACGACATCGTTTTCTATGGTGCTCTGCTGATGATCATGACCATCTTCCTCCCCGGCGGTCTGATTCAGGGCGGGACTCTGGCCTGGAATTATCTCCGCAAGTCCTGGAACGGGAAGGGGGGCGCGGATGCTTGAAGTCAAGGAGATCACCTGTGTCTTTGGCGGACTGATCGCGCTCGACAAGGTCAGCTTTACCATTCGTCAGGGGGAGATTACCGGCGTTATCGGCCCGAACGGCGCCGGCAAGACCACTCTCTTTAATATCGTCAGCGGCATCTACAGTCGCACCGCCGGCCAGATCCTGTTTAACGGTCGCGACATCAGCGGCCTGCCCCCCGATCAACTCGCCCGCCTCGGACTGGTCCGTACCTTCCAGAATATCGAACTCTTCGGGCAGATGACCGTTCTTGAGAACGTCATGGTCGGCCTGCATACCAAGAGCCGTTGCGGCATCCTTGCCTGTGCTCTCAAGCTTCCCTGGCATCTGGCTGAGGAGAAGCGAATTCGCGCCCGCGCCCTTGAACTCCTCGACTATGTCGGCATTGCCGATCTTGCCGAGCAGTCCGCTGCCAGCCTCCCTTTCGGCAAAGGGCGTCTCCTCGAAATTGCCCGCGCCCTGGCGCTCGAACCGCAGATAATGTTGATGGATGAGCCGGCCGCCGGTCTTAACAGTCGTGAAACCTGGGAACTCGGCGATTTGATCCGCAAGATCCGCAGCAGCGGCGTTACTGTCGTTCTGGTTGAGCATGACATGGAACTGGTCATGGATGTCTGCGACGCCATCGTCGTCCTCAATCTCGGCCAGAAGCTCGCCGAGGGGACACCGCGACAGATTCAGGACAATAGCGCGGTGATCGCCGCTTATCTTGGGGAAGGGTAGGGCCGATGGAATTTCTCAAAATCAAGAATATCAATACCTATTACAACGCCGTCCACGCCCTGAAGAATGTCTCCCTGCATCTCGATCGC
The DNA window shown above is from Deltaproteobacteria bacterium HGW-Deltaproteobacteria-4 and carries:
- a CDS encoding branched-chain amino acid ABC transporter permease, which encodes MNLTDQLTQYILSGLSTGAIYALIGLGFAIIYNSTGIINFAQGEFVMFGGMLGVYFFHKQGLALPIAFLLAVVVTALCGVLFERFAIRPLRRPTPMNMVIITIGGSIFLRGVAMIAWGKDTHVLPTFSGDDPISFVGATLLPQHLWIFAITILLIIGTKLFFSHTISGKAMSACAVNRRAAGLVGIDVRRMIMFSFILSSAIGAMAGIIIAPLTMTSYDVGVMLGLKGFCAAIIGGMSSGLPTVIGGLLLGVLESLGAGFSSGYKDAVAFVILLLILFFRPQGLFSRGSSERV
- a CDS encoding branched-chain amino acid ABC transporter permease, with the protein product MQRELLKFALFAALVLVAAPLYFQGGYILNVLVFVGINTMLAIGLNLLLGFAGQISLGQAAFYGLGAYVSAILTTTHGFNPWLAMIFAALAIGALAFVIGFPILKLKGHYLAMATLGFGIIVYIVINEYVDLTGGPSGFPGIPNLSVGSFSFDSDMKNYYLVWGATLGVMLLAINLARSRIGRALRAIHDSEVAAQVLGINARLLKVQIFACSAMISSLAGSLYAHYITFVSPSTFGFHFSVELLTMVVIGGLGSIYGSFLGATLITLLPEILRTFHDYDIVFYGALLMIMTIFLPGGLIQGGTLAWNYLRKSWNGKGGADA
- a CDS encoding ABC transporter substrate-binding protein, producing MMKRTAQLLTFFAVMLLTAVAFAAEPLKIGALFSVTGPPSFLGEPERNTAQMVVDEINKSGGIKGRKLELVTYDTAGDATKAVQLANKLIKDDNVVAIIGPSTTGETMAVIPVVEKEKVPLISCAAGSKITDPVKPWVFKTAQNDGLAVIKIFENLQKNKINKVAILTVSDGFGASGREQLKNHAAGYGISLVVDDTYGPKDTDMTAQLTKIRGSEAQAIICWGTNPGPAVIAKNVKQLGIKLPLYMSHGVSSKKFIELAGDAAEGIILPSGKVIVAEQLPASDPQKSSLVGYVQSYQKIYGVAGDHFGGHAWDAINLVRRAIEAGATTRETIREQIEKSSNFAGIGGVFNFSAQDHAGLSKDAFVLVRIKGGDWQALD
- the livG gene encoding high-affinity branched-chain amino acid ABC transporter ATP-binding protein LivG (Part of the ABC transporter complexes LivFGHMJ and LivFGHMK involved in the high-affinity transport of branched-chain amino acids; LivFGHMK is specific for the transport of leucine, while LivFGHMJ is a transporter for leucine, isoleucine, and valine); protein product: MLEVKEITCVFGGLIALDKVSFTIRQGEITGVIGPNGAGKTTLFNIVSGIYSRTAGQILFNGRDISGLPPDQLARLGLVRTFQNIELFGQMTVLENVMVGLHTKSRCGILACALKLPWHLAEEKRIRARALELLDYVGIADLAEQSAASLPFGKGRLLEIARALALEPQIMLMDEPAAGLNSRETWELGDLIRKIRSSGVTVVLVEHDMELVMDVCDAIVVLNLGQKLAEGTPRQIQDNSAVIAAYLGEG